A genomic segment from Spinacia oleracea cultivar Varoflay chromosome 3, BTI_SOV_V1, whole genome shotgun sequence encodes:
- the LOC130469347 gene encoding protein FAR1-RELATED SEQUENCE 5-like produces MAWVDLNESVPDLNENVPESSQYRLITDGQEVIVNPPSVGMCFTTGHEFFEFCQLYAFKEGFEMFIKSNKLKKEYKEKGVSKSGVGKYEAKPHMMELIRLKCKKGGVKKGVGSNVTGCKMNIYGVSRDGLFTILTCDLQHNHPLNPDCSRLMVNYRCIDGTTFKRAMINDMGGVSISKNFGTHLIEKGGYENITFNNRDLRNAINVERRSSRFSVADAAGLDAYFKAQRDLHPEFYSSIQVDDDGVFTNAFWSDARSRGTCKYFGDVITFDTTFACNRYRIPFAPFIGVNHHGKSIIFAAALISHENTPSFVWVFEEFLKCMGKAPLGILTDQDKAICRAIELVFPGVRHRLCLWHMLQNASKNLGSLSDWKKIDTLIRTAIHDLIDPDEFDEAWCHVMDEYGLRGPGWMKDAYDNRRQWAPAYNRGKFWAGMSSTQRSEGMNRFFKTHVNLDCGLVLFIHNYEYCMRIKAEEEKQDNFDNIDKPAKIDVDKSVLVEYVLVKTYTSEKFAEVVKERRGLTHTNVTKTSCHGSVVLYRADEKLTSPFWRKRFKSYDVRVDKENGDLHCSCNLFEFTGILCRHIMRAMDVEDFQFVPEKYILQRWMKCVRSYESIRVSYFDPLESIRLGKAKELSQRHNYLSELAMRNDDALRLYKEAMDVVRLKMEDVVGIRKTGEKGDDLICWWDPDARNVFGRRRLRPREFGERARLRDVEPVVDENRIKTPVDKRHTGRAKTKRNAPFGGKAGGNSKNKKVVTEEEVIANEELICNAFGNLPSYRARQQHANHVGGTYAENVPQSSNVHPSQSSQAHPSQLHLSQDYSQSFEFDINDWRTRL; encoded by the exons ATGGCTTGGGTAGACCTAAACGAAAGTGTCCCTGATCTGAATGAAAATGTTCCTGAAAGCTCACAATATAGATTAATAACTGATGGACAAGAAGTTATCGTTAACCCCCCTAGTGTAGGGATGTGTTTTACAACGGGCCATGAGTTTTTCGAATTTTGTCAGTTGTATGCCTTCAAAGAAGGATTTGAGATGTTTATCAAAAGTAATAAGCTGAAAAAAGAGTACAAAGAAAAGGGAGTATCTAAGTCTGGTGTGGGAAAGTATGAGGCAAAGCCTCATATGATGGAACTTATTAGATTAAAATGCAAGAAGGGAGGGGTGAAAAAAGGTGTTGGGTCTAATGTGACCGGTTGTAAGATGAATATTTACGGTGTAAGTAGAGATGGGCTATTTACTATATTGACTTGTGACTTGCAACACAATCATCCTTTAAATCCTGACTGTAGTAGACTGATGGTTAATTATAGATGTATAGACGGTACTACATTTAAGAGGGCGATGATCAATGACATGGGTGGTGTTAGCATAAGTAAGAACTTTGGTACGCATCTAATTGAAAAGGGAGGTTATGAAAATATTACATTTAATAATAGAGACTTGAGGAACGCAATCAACGTCGAACGTCGTTCATCAAGATTTAGTGTTGCGGATGCCGCAGGACTCGATGCTTACTTTAAGGCACAACGTGATTTGCATCCCGAGTTTTATAGCTCAATACAAGTAGATGATGATGGTGTTTTTACGAATGCATTTTGGTCGGATGCACGTAGTAGGGGTACATGCAAATATTTTGGGGATGTTATTACTTTTGATACTACTTTCGCATGCAACCG gtATCGGATTCCATTTGCTCCATTCATTGGTGTAAACCATCATGGCAAATCAATTATATTTGCTGCGGCCTTAATTTCCCATGAAAATACTCCCTCATTTGTTTGGGTATTTGAAGAATTCCTGAAGTGTATGGGGAAGGCACCACTAGGCATCTTAACCGACCAAGACAAAGCAATTTGTAGAGCAATTGAGCTAGTCTTCCCGGGCGTCCGTCACAGACTATGTTTGTGGCACATGCTCCAGAATGCTAGTAAGAACCTAGGTAGTCTCAGTGATTGGAAGAAAATAGACACCCTGATCAGAACTGCAATACATGATCTGATTGATCCAGATGAGTTCGATGAAGCTTGGTGTCATGTGATGGATGAGTACGGTTTAAGGGGTCCTGGGTGGATGAAGGACGCGTATGATAACAGGCGTCAGTGGGCTCCGGCATATAATAGAGGAAAGTTTTGGGCAGGTATGTCTTCTACACAAAGGAGTGAGGGTATGAATAGATTTTTTAAAACTCACGTGAACTTAGATTGTGGTTTAGTTTTGTTCATTCATAATTATGAATATTGTATGAGGATAAAAGCTGAGGAAGAGAAACAGGATAATTTTGATAACATTGATAAGCCTGCTAAGATTGATGTTGATAAGAGTGTTTTAGTTGAGTATGTATTGGTTAAGACGTACACTAGTGAGAAGTTTGCTGAGGTTGTTAAAGAGCGTAGAGGATTGACACACACAAATGTCACGAAAACCTCATGTCATGGATCAGTGGTGTTGTATAGAGCTGATGAAAAACTAACCTCACCGTTTTGGCGGAAAAGGTTTAAAAGTTATGATGTTAGGGTGGATAAGGAAAATGGTGATTTACATTGCTCttgtaacttgtttgaatttacGGGAATACTTTGTAGACATATAATGCGTGCAATGGATGTAGAGGATTTTCAATTTGTTCCAGAAAAGTACATACTACAACGGTGGATGAAGTGTGTTAGGTCGTACGAGAGCATTCGAGTATCTTACTTCGACCCTCTTGAATCTATCAGATTGGGCAAAGCCAAAGAGCTTTCACAACGGCATAATTACTTGTCTGAATTAGCTATGCGTAATGATGATGCACTTCGGTTGTACAAGGAGGCTATGGATGTTGTGCGGCTAAAAATGGAGGATGTAGTCGGAATACGAAAGACTGGGGAAAAAGGGGACGACCTTATATGTTGGTGGGACCCAGATGCGAGAAATGTATTTGGTCGTCGAAGGCTACGTCCACGAGAATTTGGTGAGAGAGCCAGATTAAGGGATGTAGAACCGGTCGTGGACGAGAACAGGATCAAAACACCGGTTGACAAACGGCATACTGGTAGGGCAAAGACAAAAAGGAATGCTCCTTTTGGTGGAAAGGCCGGTGGGAATTCTAAGAACAAAAAAGTGGTTACTGAAGAGGAAGTTATTGCTAATGAg GAACTTATTTGCAACGCATTTGGAAATCTTCCAAGTTACCGTGCTAGGCAACAACACGCGAATCACGTTGGGGGTACATATGCGGAGAACGTCCCACAAAGTTCTAATGTACATCCTTCTCAAAGTTCTCAAGCACACCCTTCCCAATTACATTTGTCTCAGGATTATTCACAGTCATTTGAATTTGATATTAACGATTGGCGCACCAGATTGTGA
- the LOC130469449 gene encoding DNA repair protein XRCC3 homolog — translation MATSVNKITTRCSEIDSMLSGGITIGEVTEVCGENASGDLETLNGNPLDYITTKQVDTPHEIPDVLEWTVKLIKMSQNSSMPIRVVVIDSIGSMFTGHFENNVVGSTERKDLIQAIGYGLRTIAASNHVAVVVANNVIDVFPSDHDTTQNFIISSGRKVRPALGASWTRNVRTRLMLSKRFNSFTQQIDRFINIAFSPSLEVDACMFNITEEGIVGVCS, via the exons ATGGCTACTAGTGTAAACAAAATCACAACGAGATGCAGTGAAATCGATTCGATGTTGAGTGGGGGAATAACAATCGGTGAAGTGACTGAGGTGTGTGGCGAAAATGCATCAG GGGACCTTGAAACATTAAATGGAAATCCTTTGGATTACATAACTACAAAGCAAGTTGACACTCCTCATGAAATACCGGATGTGCTAGAATGGACTGTAAAACTTATTAAAATGTCTCAAAATTCATCAATGCCAATCCGCGTTGTTGTTATTGATTCAATAGGTAGTATGTTCACTGGTCATTTTGAAAACAATGTTGTTGGCTCAACCGAAAGAAAGGATCTTATACAAGCTATTGGTTATGGGTTACGTACAATTGCCGCATCCAATCATGTTGCCGTTGTTGTGGCTAACAATGTGATTGACGTATTTCCATCTGATCACGATACAACGCAAAATTTCATTATATCGTCCGGGAGAAAGGTCCGTCCGGCTTTGGGCGCCTCATGGACACGCAATGTACGCACTCGTCTAATGTTGTCCAAAAGATTTAATTCGTTTACCCAACAAATTGACAGATTTATAAACATTGCATTTTCACCATCATTAGAGGTAGATGCATGTATGTTCAACATCACTGAAGAGGGGATTGTCGGTGTTTGTAGTTAA